In Corticium candelabrum chromosome 1, ooCorCand1.1, whole genome shotgun sequence, the genomic stretch AATTATGTCTGTGCCTATCCTGTagttgaacctgcaacccaacacacacacacacacacacacacacacacacacacacacacacacacacacacactgaatgACTAAACAGCTGCTAGTCATCTCACCTCTCCTGAATGATCCAGAAAATCAACTACCTTCTCTACAACCTCCTTCTCTTGTCCTGGACATGCTTCCTGCTCAATCATCTTCATAAGTGTTGCCGTCTCCATGAATGGATCTTCTTGCTTcttacgaagagaaggaagcaacTTGGACACGACTGGCTGACAAAGACGAGGATACAGAGGAGCAGACTGTAACATAAATATCTGAATTAGCTAGCAAATAAGTCCAATAGAATTAGTTTTGGTCACCTCCTCAAGTTGCTGCTTAATGCCACTTAACAACTTCTTCAGTTGTTTCATTTCAGGAGATTTGCTCCTCCTGCAGTCGATAACCAAACATTCTTGAATGATGTTGATCTTGCCTTTGAACAGCTCACGAATGTAGTCGACCACACGCTGCAAGACACGCTGACCATCACGATAATAATCTCCTCGACTGGCCATTATCAACACTGTGGGTATAAACTCTCCATCCAAACTGGATCTGAGAAATGACAGCCAGTACTGAAGATCATGTAGCAACTCCTCATCGCTGAACCGTCGTCTCTCCTTTCCTCTCACTAGACTCACTAGCAAGATGAAGAACGAGTTGGATGCAGAGAAGAAGAGGCCATGGGTTTTGTGGAACTGCTTTTGACCTGCATGGTCCCACAGTGAGACCAGACCCACTCCTGGAATAAGGGCTATCATCACGTTGATACCAATCGTGCGTTCCTCTTCGCAATCCGGGTCGTCTGCTTGATTCTCGTTTGTGAAAATTCGTTTGAACCATCCTCGTTTGAGAGCCTCCATGAGTGTCGTCTTTCCTGCTCCTTCTGAACCGATGAAACACAACTTGATGATTTCTGGTCTCACTGTGCCCTCAGCAAACAGAACAgcatacttctgttcatcCTGACAATACAAACCATCCATTCTACACATACCACCATATCTCACTACATAAACTTCTCACTCTTGCTTTCTTCAGTCGTCTTCTTAGTTCACCATCAGCCAGTTGGTATGGTCTCTTACCATCctgacaacataacacacacaaataagatAAGATGATCAAGtcaaatgtttgaagacaATACAAAATATGAATTACTACAGCTACACTAAATTCCACTTCCATTACAATTGATTTGGGCCACGAATTGGCAAAGAAAATGGTTGAGACATAATGTAAACTAGGCTAGAGATGCCACAATTTTATAGTTTTTCACTTCTTCACAAATATGTCGTTATTATGACAAGAAGACTAAAACGTGCTTGTTGACAACATTAAAGTTTGAATAAGTCCCTATTTGAAAAAGGCCTTTGACTCTCAATACCATGAAAcctagactcgtgcccagtcctcctccgcgctaggttgcttacaccacgtgcgctagctgtcacgtgtgtataggtccatgtggtttcacacgtgtggttggcttAAGCACGGTGGAGGACTGGGACCAtgctttgtcacgtgacaaacatgtttgtaacgTGACCGAAATGGCGTGACGTGATTGGTAGATACTACTTCTATTTAGCATGATAGTTTCCGTAGGAGGGCTTTTGTAATGCACAATCACacaattagaaagactaagtacacaacaattatagaGCCACTAAGCCATTACGTGTCGATAACTTGTTGACGGTGTTCATGTCCGTGAGATTGCGATTAGAGAAGGACTTTCGAGAAGAGCGGTCTCAATGGTAAGTACATGTGCATTCGCGCGCGCCTAAACCTTCTAGATATCTGTCGAGCCACACGTgtacgtgaaggtaaagcCTCTCTTTTTCAAAAGGCTGCGACGGGTCCTGATCCCTGTATCTGCCAGAGCACCGCGTTCAGGCGTCCCTGTTAGTTACGTCCAGCAGATTTTGTTGAACCAATTTCAAGCTAATATCAGTCACGTCGAGGTGGCTCGTATTGTGAGACAAGCTTTCCCGGAAGCTCGCCACAGGATGGACCATGCCACCAAAACATACGTCTACGATGGTATTGCCTTCGCACCAGTCTCTGTTGGAGCTATAGCACAGTCTACTGACGCTTCAGACTTGCGGAATCACCCCTCGCCTTATGCAAGTAAGATACGCATACGTAGAAGAggtgtgcacgtgcagagTGCCTGTTTGACCTGTAGGAGTCACAAGGAGAAATCGACAAGATTCGAATCAAGCAAGCGGAACTTGTCCAACTCCAGCGAAGCAACATGTCTCAAGAGATTATGCGGAGACGCCAATCAATTGGCAATTAGTAGAAACGACTCTGTCGTCCGAGATGGAACGTTTGCGGGAGTCCGACTGCTGTTCTCTTGGTCGAGGGCCTGTTTCGTGGCAAGATTTACGCCGTTTTTCCGTGAAAGACATCGAAGACACGATGCGTCGTCAAAGCCCTCATTTGTTTGGCATCTTGCAAGCGCTGGTCAAAGGGAAAGCCGACGAGGAGGCTGACAGCACACGCCTGCAGGCTCTCATCACCGGCACTGTGGCACTGAAGTTTAGAGATCGCCAAAGCAGTGGGATGGCACTCCTAACAGCCTACATGCTTGTTGCTCGCGGTGCAGGAAAACAAGCAATTGCAGACCTCAACCATCTTGGCGTCTCACAATCGTATCAACAGGTTTGGCGACGTCTAAAGAACTTGGCGAATGATTACCAGGATGTACAGCAGCTCACGAAAGAAACACACATCTGGGTGTATGACAATCTGAATTTGTACAAAGGTGTGCGTCATGAAAGAAACGgtaagtcaattaattaactggtgAATCTATAGCTGTCACACAGAACATTTACTTTACTGATTGTCATTCAATCACTTTTAATTTCTGGCCtaacttatttaattaaagtactcCAATATTACAGCAAATTATTTTCAGAACTTATGACTGGAGGTGGAATGTGTACAGGCACAGCCATGTACACAGAAATTTAGTGTTGATTACTAAACAGATTGATCAATGGGCAGATGTAGAAATACAAGGCATGCATGGCCTAAGAGAGTATTATCTTATGTAACAACTttgtatatattatttgtatagCTAGGACTGACAGTCTGTTATGTAACTGCAGGTGTGTCAGCCACTATGTGGAACTTGACCACAAGACTAGTTATCAAAGTGAAAAACTCTCCTCCCAGTTGGGATGCTGGACCACAggtgtgtacactgtagtgtATACCAGAGAGATTCTGCTGTGGTCAACTCGATTGTCTCACACTAACCATGCTGTGTTTAATTGCAGAAAAAGCGGTCAGAGCTTCATAAAGAAGACTTACTTCCTAGTAAAGAAGATGACGAGACACTCATGCTTGACGCAGTGGAGTTTGTCATGGCATTCATGGTGGAGAAACTCGAATGCCTGTCCCACCTTAAGAGGGAGAAACGACATCACCCTAGAATTCCTTCCTCAAAGTCACAGATTGTGCCACTGGAAATCCTGGACATTGATGAGGCCTCCACTGACAACAACATTATGATCCTGGAACATTTTTATAGGGATACTAGAAAAGAGAAACCTGATATGCAGGTTTGTAATCCTATGCATTGTCAACGTGTTCAGATTTTATAAGGCTGTTTATGTTCTGTTCAttgcttgtttaattaagaggTAATAATTTTGGCTTtgtgttaatttatttacctATGGACAATTTATGcgcaaattttgaattttaggGGGCTTCCACCACTCTTAATACCTTATTTACGACTATAAATCAGAATACATTACCTCTGTGGGGCTTATAAGTTTTACAAGTGATAAGCTAAAATCTGAACATTAAATTTTGTCTTTTTCATTGTATAGTATCTATGTCAACCTTGTATTGGTTAACTTGAAAATAACCATTAGAGGAATGAATCTTTGACTTTTCACATTGCACTGCAAGCAGTTTgaataatagttaattatacTCATGCAAATCTGCAGGCAGCATGCTGTATGATCTCGAGCATAATGGCTGAACAATAGTGGTCCCATTCAAGCCTGTAATTAATGTTTTAGCAGCATCTAACAATTGAGAACATTTTGAGTCAGTTGGCATGCGTGGTAATTGTTTCAACTTGAAAGCATTGTTGTTAAGTTTGCGTTAGTTAGGTTTGAATCTGCTAGTAGTATTagtgtttattaaattaataattaatgcgCAGGAAAGTGGAAAGAAAGTGTGGTACTGTTAGTGactaaaacttttgtctagGCTGTGGTTGGTGATCAGAAGACATGTAGTAATATTAGAGGGGCCAAACTGATGCGATCATTTGAGAAAGATCCTGAGCATAAGCTGCATTGGGCGTGTGAATGTCCTGGTGAGTGAGGAATTAACCGTCTTAAAGTTTAGACATGTGGTGCATCTCCCTGTTTAGGAGATTTCCACTTTGCTTGGGAATGTTTACGAGTTATTTTTATGACTACCTGGGGCTCTGAGAGAGACAGCGGCTCTCTCTGTCATTTAAAAGATATCAGTGGAAGAAGGCAGGTGGGACGAGATGTCAAAGTCTTTAATGTGGGAGATGAGTTTCTTCGACATGCATTTGAAGCTCATCTACTGGCAGCAATCACAAATCATTTCAACTTACATTCGCCTTCAGACAACATAGCTGACTCCACAAAGAAGACGCATTCATGGCTGCGGTGCAAGGCTGAAAAGATTGTCCAATGCTCTGTGCTCCCCTGCGAGTCTCCTTTGGTGCTCACCAAAGTTGATGAATTGTACATGTTGCATAGACGTTTATTGTATATGGGATTTCTTTATCTACGACTAAGGGACTCCATCAGACGAGAAGACGGTCCTAGAATTATTTCAGCGTGGAAGTACTGGCTTGTCATGTTTCTTGGGTCTGGGCGAAGGAATTATTCTACAGAGGCAGCAAACCTGTTAGCTAATTTGAAAGCTGACTGGTCACCATCCATGGCCTACATACAGACCTATAACAGGACAGTCAATATGACAGGCGAAAGCGGAGGAGGCAAGCCAATTGACCAAATGTTGGAGCATTACAACTTGTAAGTGGCATAGCTGCATAGCTGCATCATGCAGTCAGTTGTCAGTTATTCAGAATGTTGTGTATAGGATCATGAAGAATGCTATGTCATCAGCACCAACATTTTCGTTTGACCATGTCAAGGTCATATCTAGGACTGCCTTGTTTTTGATGGAAGCTGCTCACAAGGCAGGGACTGAGCTGTCATCAACACTAAGTCAAAGGGCTCATACAACACCCTCAGCTGAGAACGATGTTTTTTTTATGAGTGCAGCCATAAATGCCAGTGGGGTTGCAGCTCAAGTAGAAGGACGTAAAGGCAAAGTCACCAAGCCAGATCCAAGAGAGAAAGGACTTGAAAAGTTGGAGCAAGGATGGTTGAAGGCTTACTTAACTAGGTCATGTGACATTGACTCCGATCTATCTGAGGACTGTGACTCTCAGGCAGAATATGAGCTAGAGCCGGAAGTGCTTATAGAAGATGTGGAATGCTAGGGTCATTAGTAAATATAAAGGCAACAGCACCACCTTTctagttgttgtgttgatttttaTGTTGGGGCTGCATGCATATCGAGCGAGACCATCAGTGGTCGCTATAGTAGTTGCTCTTTTAGTAGGAGTGTGTTACAGCATGCAGTTGGGCTAATAGAGAGTGTTCAAAATTGCAGCCCATAACTGCatgtatttctatttattttaatagTGACGTTCTCACAGTGCATGCTATCTATACGTATGTACCGGCGATTACTGTGATACCGTACTCGCGGTAGTATTGGAACAGACGAAGTCTCGGAAATTATGCTACGAAATTCTTCTGTGTAATTACACAATTATTTCACTACTTCTATCTCTGGGCATGCGCGTCATTGGCTGCGGGTGGAGCAAGTTGCATGTCTCCAAGTGGCCTTCGCTTTGCGCTTGAATCAGTTGCTTGCTCCGATGTTAAGCTTCGTTTCATGCTCCTCTTGTGGCGTTTTTGTGGACTGTCAATGTAGTGTTCTTCGAGGGCGTTCCTAACGACAGAATGTATCTCAGAGGAGTAGCGTTGGTCCAAATTTGAGACAGCGGACAGGTCTTCTACTTCCAAAAAATTGCCACAATTGTCAACTATCTCCCTAATAGTTCGGTTTGTGACAATTGACTGGGGCCCCAAGAAGGCTCTGCCATTCCTTTCGAAGGTTCTCTCTCGCCATGAAGCCAGGGCCTCAAAGAGTATGCTCTTTTCTGCATCCGTCACCTGAAAATCGCAAACAGTTTCTTGGAGCAGCTACAGGAACTGACTGACTAAGAGTTACTCACGTCTCGCCGTTTGTGTTTTCTGGAACGGCGAGCTGAACATGTGCGGTGAGTCTGTTGTGGCACGATATAGCCATTTGGGTCTATGGTTACTTCTGTGCATCCTGTGCAGCATGGGCTGGATTCGCAACGGACAGGAATTTCTTCGGAGTCTAGGGCAGTCAGAAGGCCTCTTCTAATGCAGCCTCCTCCTAGGATGCTGTTGATGCGGATGTCCTTGGTCTTTTTTCTGAGTTCTTTGGGATGGAACACAATGGCTGCAGTTGACTTATGGCCATCTCTTCCTGCTCTTCCTATCATCTGCACCAGAGCAATGATTGCTAATGTTACCACATTAGAACTGCAACAACCTACTTGAAACCACTCTTCAATAGTAGATGGTAATCCCAAATTCACTACCATGTGAACATCAGGAATGTCAATGCCCTGCCAACAACACTTGGAGATCAATGTACTAGTCTACTTTACCCTATACTGTATGGAATGGGGACTTCTCACCATGCCAAAGCCAATTGTGGCTATTACCACCAAAATCTTGCCAGTTTTAAACTGCATTTCCACCTGCCTTCTGGTGTCAGCTCTGAGGCtggaatgatggaggccaacTTGCAAACCTCTTGATGATAGACATTGCCATAACTTTACTGCTTTCACTTTCCGCTGAACATAAACGATAGTTTTGGGGAAACTCTCAAGTGACGTTAACCCAAACAGCAAGGATAGAATGGCCTTCTGCAGGTAAAGGTCAATGTGATAATTACAATGTGCATGACCTTGCAGCTGACAATATAATGCAACAACCTGGCTCTGAGGTGTCTTCTTTGCATACAAAAAGATGTTGGGCCGATCCAGTGGGTATGAAACAAGCACTTTTCTGGTCATACAGAGAGACTGGCTAATCTCTCTCAGCATTTTGCTAGGTGCTGTAGCAGTCATTGCCATAACAGGACATTGGAGAAAACTCCTAAGTTTTCGCAATTCTTTGAATTGCGGTCGGAAGTTATTACCCCTATAACACATTATAAGGGTCATGTAAGCAATGGTCGAATACGTGTAATGGTACCAGTCACAGATGCAGTGTGCTTCATCCACAGCAATTAATCCAATTAAGTTATTGCACTGAGACTTGCTGAAACACTCCAGCCAGACCTTGCTAAGAGCAGTCTCAGGGGACATGAAGACTATAGAATGTGGGCCATTAATTAAGCTCATAGATGCATTGTAGGTACTTGAACTAAAGATATTTGAACTCACTGAATTTGTTACTGGTAATGTACTGAGCTGCTTGGCCAGCAGTCAGTGACCGAGACCTGAGTGGAATAGCAGCTGCAGGCACTTGTAATTGTTTTAGAGTTTCAACCTAATCATTAATCTGGTTAGCAAACTAGGATCGAACGTCTAGATATTTCTAATGCACCTGGTCATTCATCAGCGAATTCAAAGGACTGATGACAAGGCAACACTTCTCCAGCGCTAAGACTGGCAGTTGGTAACACAGGGACTTTCCACTGCCCGTAGTCATCCGAACGACAACGTCCTGGCCCTGCATGATGGCGACGGATGCTTCAAGCTGGCCTCTGCGCAGTGAAGGGTATCCATAGACCTCTCGCAGTACGCCACACAGCTTCTCAACGTGTCCCATTTGAAATTGGCGCTCAACTAGCTATGCGTAGGCGTGTGCTCTAGATTTGTGAAAGTAGCCAGCTGTACGAAATATGTCCGTCATGGGCTGCGTTATCCTACGCTATACTCTGCTAGCCGGCGCAGTTTTGCGAGGAGgatcgtgcatgtgcatgatggcgTTGATTTGTGAGGCCAGGCGACTGACCGGTTGTAGGCAAGTTGTTAGGCTCTTGCTAATCTACCACCTGCTGTGTCGTTTAGCAGAGCCTCTGCAAACTATTAGAAATCTTAGCTGAGACCAGGGGGCTGagctaaataacttaattagactcaaagcatgtcacgtgacgaagcaTGGTCCCAGTCCTCCACCGTGCTTaagccaaccacacgtgtgaaaccacatggacctatacacacgtgacagctagcgcacgtggtgtaagcaacctagcgcggaggaggactgggcacgagtctacaTGAAACCAACATCCTTGTGTCACCCAAAAAGCAACGTGTAGATGTCATACTCACATATgcttgtgtcactgtgtaccCACTCACGTTTATATTGAGACCACACTTGATGCCTGACAATAATAGCACAATACATTCCTAGCCAACACAAGCTAGTGAGTTACATTGTATCTGTTCCTGACAACTGTGTGCTTTTACAATGCTCTTAAGAGTGGCTGCTTTTCTTGTTGagtgttgaaaatagaaaagattTAGTGATACGTGCTTCAACTTTGTTGCTTCTAATTCATAGCCTTGACCAATACAATTATACAATAACTGCCTCTGCTCGAACGACAGCCCCACAGCAGTCTTACACAAAATGCACTTTACATTTTATGGACATTTCCATACATCTATTTTAAGACTTTACAACAATTTAAATCTCAATTGTTGGTAAATAGCACAATACCTAAGACAGCAAATAATATGCATATtttgtaatacaaacaaattgctTTACCTCATTTCTAAGCAGACAAAACAGTTTAGTAAATACTTGATTAGTTTAtccaacttaacttaattgttGCTACACCTACCTAACATTTGATATTTGATTGTCACTACACCTACCTTGTCTGAAGCATCAGCATCTGCCTTGTTGGCCAAGAGAAACTCAACCACATCACGACTGTCATACTGAGCAGCATAGTGCAGTAAAGTTCGTCCCgactgcatcaacaatacaataaatgtcACAGAAATAATTCACAAATTCTATTTCTCACGTCATCCTTCATTTCTGTTCCCAGTTTAACAATTGTTTTTATCACATCATCTCTCTTGTTCTCATATGCCCAATGCAACACACGAGGAAGACTctatacacaccacacactcacacacattcatttcattctctcaacacaactgactgtcaCACACCTTAACTGTAACATCTTCTACTCTTTGAGTTGCCAACACCAAACGaccagctgttgacatgtgatCTCTTAACATAGCCCAATCAAATGCAGTCCTACCAAACTGACCATATACAATGAATATTAGCAATGTGTTAATTGTCCAACAAGCAATCAATGCAATACAACTGCCAGCAGACTATCCATCACTACTCATAACACAACACCATGTCTGCTAGTAAAACACTCATCTACATCTCCTGCTCcaccatacacacaatcaacacttTCCAATATCAAATATCATTCACAACCACATTATTAAGCCACCATAACTGGGATGAGACCCTTTCTATGTGTACtctactgtgttgagatgtgtgttGGTCAAGCGAATGGAAATgacgttgattttgagccaatcacaaacgtgatggtttgtgatgtctcAATGCAAgtgtaagtgtaatagctgtaTGGCCATCCAGGTTAGTCTCCCTTAGCCAGCCTCTCCCCTTTTTAACATCCAGACAgtgggagagggtctggtacagtTCCTTTAATGTTGTCATGTTGCCACTTCACCAATAAACGATGAATACTGCTGTGAGCTAAGAGATTGTTTATAGCAGTTAGATGACCTTGGCTAATTACTGATGGGAAGGCTGTGGTATTCCAGAGCTCGTCATTTCAGCTTAAACAAAAATAAGCACAGTTTTATACATGACAATATGATAAAAAAGgcattatttgtgtgtgtgtgtgtgtgtgtgtgtgtgtgtgtgtgtgtgtgtgtgtgtgtgtgtgtgtgtgtgtgtgtgtgtgtggtgctgtagctcaattggttagagtgcatttggagaatgaaaacatctgagactttgcagggttgcaggttcaagtcacagtgatggcgatctatggcataatttccttaatttcttaagcaagaaacttaaacacaattgcttctctcgaatcaggagtataaatgagtacctggtcattgactggggtggacatgactaCTGTACAACACCGAgcagcagatgggtacttGTGGGACTTgatgtccagtcccagagctgcactATTGTCAGTGCACCcagccaagctccaggtggattgtagcgctgacCCTAAGCCTCGATGTAGGCACGGGAAGCCCTGTCTcttaaggtcgacgtcgaatgaCATGGAGAgattgacatttgtccatttgtgtgtgtgtgtgtgtgtgtgtgtgtgtgtgtgtgtgtgtgtgtgtgtgtgtttgtgtgtgcaagctcgcgtgcgtgcgtgtgtgtatgtgctaAAACTACTAACTCAATTGGTATAGACACTCTGCACACAGACTAATTTCACCCTTTTAAGAAGAACAGTGTCAGTCCAATCATTTGTTAGCTGCATGGCTTTCATTGCCTCCTCTTTTGCCTTATTGCCATTTGACTGTGTGCAGGCCGCTTCTTTCCATCAAAGCATCACAATGATTGCCTTAAGATGACAGTTTgcagcaaatacaaaaatacaaacgtATGCAGTGCATGATTGTATGAAAGGAAAAGAAAATGCAACCTTTTCAAGGACATTACCTTAATATGGAAACTTAGTAACTTGCTTAAAAACTAGATACCTACTAATCTTTCCTGGATGAAAAACAGGCTGCTCAGCTAGAAGAACAGTCTAATCGGCTGTTGGCTGCATGTGTTTCATTGAGCCCCTTTTCGAGGTTATGGTCAAGtaagcaaacacactacacctttatatacatacatctgTATTACATGGGCAATGCAGAAGGACTCTGCTAGTTTACGTTATTAATACATTCATTTTAAAACATAACTTCTCATACTCACACATCACCACATCAAACTGCATCACATACACTCACCCCATCCTTCTgtccagcatcagcatttGACGATAAAAGGAAGTTGACCATTTCATCATCACCATTCTCTGCTACCATCATTAGAGCAGTCTCACCCtgcaatgacaataattgtgtttaattgtttgtccctactgtaatatccatcctatcacaaatctcatcacatcatttaaatctcattctcttcattcattcattcgcTCTCAACACTTACCCCAGAATAAGTTTTGTTCACATCTGCCCCTCTCTTCACTAGCAGCTTACATACAGAATAGAAACCATAGAAACAAGCATCCAACAATACAGGCCGTCCCTACATTAGAGtgagttgttgtaaacaacaataaaacgagtcaatcaatcaataacatACTGAATCACTACAAGCATTTGGTGAAGCTCCTAGACTCAACAATCTGTCAATCTCATCACCTTCGCTATTCCTTACAGCAACCTCTAGTTGGCGATTCAATGTTGTGATGCCTCTCTCACTCATTCTAACATCACAGTAAcacatcaataacaataaatcctTCCAATTTCATTAACAAACGACAATTCACTCAACACGTGCTCTCAATCCAATCAGTACACAACCACATCAACCCTTTACTCACATCACAATCTAACAATCCATTTGCTCTAATCTCTAACATCCCACCAATTAACTCTCTCATACtggctgtgttcacactagtAGGGTTTAGAAATAAATGGGTTTGCTACTGACCAATTACAATAATGAGGTCAGTTTACAACAGGAATGTGAGTTACAGTAGGCTAGCCTACGCCTTCGGAAATATATGGATAGTGCTGGGTTTAGTgtttgtcaaaacattccagtttattcatactgcatatcacagcaatgaatcaaagaagattgctctaTTTTGTGTTGCTCTGGCAgttttttcttgagcaaatcgaatCCGCAGCACGAATTGCGGAATTCTGTAGTAAAAGATGTTGTCACATCCGTAGATTCAGGcaactgttgctgttctatcacaTGCATTTGGTCCCTACACCTAGAGAAGGCACTCGAAGACGGAAAGTGGTTGAAAGACGTTTCAATTCTTGCACAGGAATTGAGTAGCGTAGCTTGAGTACATGACACAATCGGTTGCAGTCTGCTAGAGTTCACACAGCTAACTAGAGGCAACTGGATGAGCTcaacatgtgagaacacacCTTGCGCATGATAGCACAGCAAAACCCGGGTTTGCTACTGTCTACAATACACCCTATAACCTCAAATTGCAAATGCACGATAGCATCACAAACACGTCAAGACGTGAAAGTCTTAGCCAGTAGACGGGTTTACAAGCAAATAAGAGAAACCGTGATCGTGAGTCGTGCTCATCTCTTTTCCCTAACCTTCTCATACAAGATCATACCGTCAGTCTTAGTAATttcttgtgtgcttgtgcggtCGGCAAAGCTCTTTCGCACAAACGAGAAATTCAACGAGATCTTCTACCGGGATATATCGACGAGTTggcagaaagaaacgttgcacGTCTCACTCACCTCTACACCCACTCTCCACTACATGCACTTTCGtcgccgctgctgctgctgctgctgcatgttTGTGTCCGCCCGCTCACACAACCACAAAATGAGCTTGTTGCTTGCACGTGCCGAACTTCATTGACAAACCTGCCCACAGTATGTATGAGTGATTGGCATGTTCTCATTGGCCGTCGCTGATGACAGAATTGACAACTCGAGTGTTGACACGTAAATTGATCCCGCCCTAAAGGGCACTGCCACGTCATCACAAAAACACTGCTTGGcttcatgcatgcatacacgtGTCCGTGATGCCCTGCTAACAACGTTTGATAGCGACTTGGCGTGCAGACATGTTTGCTTATTTGCTCTGCAACTAGATGACACGTGCACTTGTGAGTACAGTAATGTATTCAACCAGGAGAATAGAAAGAGAGAAGATGGAGCGTCCATCTCATACTAGTAGGCATGGGTGGGGTGATATCGTTGTAATAGTAAGAGGCGAAGCCACTATCCTAATATGGTAACTTTGAGTTAGCGCTAGAACGACAGCTTTGACACTTTCGCTGCAAGACGCTTGCAAAACGAGACGTAGACGTTGACAGAAACATTCACATCAGTACAGCGCACTAGCAATACTCAGATAGACAGGAAAGTGGCAAAAAATACGCATGTCCTTTCAAAAGCTGGCCTTGGTGAAGGGACCACactttcttcttgttgtcggGTCATTGTTCAAATTAATCAGCTTTCTTGCAGCTTCCTCCGGCTGCCGTATTCTCGACCTGACGCTAACTCAAACTTCAGTTTGAGTTAGCATCCAAACATAAAGTTTCAAGCATCCAACTGCTCCATGCAAGTTTTGTAAAATACCGGAAGTATGAGCCTTTGcacatgctcaacttgctgacagttccAAGCGCTCGTTTGCTACtaagagttccaacagttctgacagttctggtagttccagttctagaactggaactagtattcgaacgcaccctaaATAGCCCAATCTGTTTCGTCCGTCCATAAAAATGTTTCCCAAAACTGAATAGGTTTGTCAAC encodes the following:
- the LOC134182372 gene encoding death-associated protein kinase 1-like isoform X2, whose translation is MSERGITTLNRQLEVAVRNSEGDEIDRLLSLGASPNACSDSGRPVLLDACFYGFYSVCKLLVKRGADVNKTYSGGETALMMVAENGDDEMVNFLLSSNADAGQKDGFGRTAFDWAMLRDHMSTAGRLVLATQRVEDVTVKSLPRVLHWAYENKRDDVIKTIVKLGTEMKDDSGRTLLHYAAQYDSRDVVEFLLANKADADASDKDGKRPYQLADGELRRRLKKARDEQKYAVLFAEGTVRPEIIKLCFIGSEGAGKTTLMEALKRGWFKRIFTNENQADDPDCEEERTIGINVMIALIPGVGLVSLWDHAGQKQFHKTHGLFFSASNSFFILLVSLVRGKERRRFSDEELLHDLQYWLSFLRSSLDGEFIPTVLIMASRGDYYRDGQRVLQRVVDYIRELFKGKINIIQECLVIDCRRSKSPEMKQLKKLLSGIKQQLEESAPLYPRLCQPVVSKLLPSLRKKQEDPFMETATLMKMIEQEACPGQEKEVVEKVVDFLDHSGEIAVVGDVAALNPACLHQYAIGPIVASENFKWHVKSKRNDGTVTREEVKTAIDHYLRDHKIAVQLNTDKVLAINKSLGICVKVEGSDDTYMFPALLPPKDLSVMWKKDESKKVYVGRRQVCSSQTTIFSPSTFCMFQSKVCITLDQKARLWRDGLILSQGNTVHNLIECLVAMIDPVRSVDFVCRGGKQTEAECVLLLDTVMSLWRDMLDSYSPGTEYQTEYLSRKHLEEHKQLKQVVTYSQKEINEAQEEGAHAAVKQVVGDELMVESLNDLLVVSSRAATGQCNVTVTADMKLNVLRELGVEASHLDRTFQQGNMPDFKSIRDAVVKHCSGQWYEIGLTILGLNSDEIRRQTFDIPYSTGKLLALIEARRTKDGGSKTAEDLLRMCYEISTPVCEEMKVEFKSKTSSS
- the LOC134182372 gene encoding death-associated protein kinase 1-like isoform X1, whose product is MCYCDVRMSERGITTLNRQLEVAVRNSEGDEIDRLLSLGASPNACSDSGRPVLLDACFYGFYSVCKLLVKRGADVNKTYSGGETALMMVAENGDDEMVNFLLSSNADAGQKDGFGRTAFDWAMLRDHMSTAGRLVLATQRVEDVTVKSLPRVLHWAYENKRDDVIKTIVKLGTEMKDDSGRTLLHYAAQYDSRDVVEFLLANKADADASDKDGKRPYQLADGELRRRLKKARDEQKYAVLFAEGTVRPEIIKLCFIGSEGAGKTTLMEALKRGWFKRIFTNENQADDPDCEEERTIGINVMIALIPGVGLVSLWDHAGQKQFHKTHGLFFSASNSFFILLVSLVRGKERRRFSDEELLHDLQYWLSFLRSSLDGEFIPTVLIMASRGDYYRDGQRVLQRVVDYIRELFKGKINIIQECLVIDCRRSKSPEMKQLKKLLSGIKQQLEESAPLYPRLCQPVVSKLLPSLRKKQEDPFMETATLMKMIEQEACPGQEKEVVEKVVDFLDHSGEIAVVGDVAALNPACLHQYAIGPIVASENFKWHVKSKRNDGTVTREEVKTAIDHYLRDHKIAVQLNTDKVLAINKSLGICVKVEGSDDTYMFPALLPPKDLSVMWKKDESKKVYVGRRQVCSSQTTIFSPSTFCMFQSKVCITLDQKARLWRDGLILSQGNTVHNLIECLVAMIDPVRSVDFVCRGGKQTEAECVLLLDTVMSLWRDMLDSYSPGTEYQTEYLSRKHLEEHKQLKQVVTYSQKEINEAQEEGAHAAVKQVVGDELMVESLNDLLVVSSRAATGQCNVTVTADMKLNVLRELGVEASHLDRTFQQGNMPDFKSIRDAVVKHCSGQWYEIGLTILGLNSDEIRRQTFDIPYSTGKLLALIEARRTKDGGSKTAEDLLRMCYEISTPVCEEMKVEFKSKTSSS